The following are encoded in a window of Telmatobacter sp. DSM 110680 genomic DNA:
- a CDS encoding STAS domain-containing protein, translating into MSSMQAEVWKGSTFTIERKDNPADETVIFRFSGPFTARDMYSALTPVALRNMFESDPPHATPRVNIFDLTEVPYMDSCGLGLIIGHFVRCQNKGIHLIAAGVTPRVLQLLKTTRTDHLFPMTPTVDEASRLPRPRSHG; encoded by the coding sequence ATGTCCAGTATGCAAGCTGAAGTCTGGAAAGGTTCCACCTTCACCATCGAGCGCAAGGATAACCCTGCCGACGAGACAGTCATCTTTCGTTTCTCTGGCCCTTTCACTGCTCGCGACATGTACTCCGCACTCACTCCCGTCGCCTTGCGCAACATGTTCGAGTCCGATCCGCCCCACGCCACTCCCAGGGTCAACATCTTCGACCTCACTGAAGTTCCCTATATGGATTCCTGTGGCCTGGGATTGATCATCGGCCATTTTGTCCGCTGCCAAAACAAGGGAATCCACCTCATCGCCGCGGGCGTCACACCGCGTGTCCTGCAGTTGCTCAAAACCACCAGGACCGATCACCTCTTCCCGATGACCCCCACGGTCGATGAGGCTTCCCGCCTCCCGCGTCCCAGATCTCATGGATAG
- a CDS encoding GGDEF domain-containing protein, with protein sequence MQIESKTFFVDEPSQNLLHKAYFIEQIFLVLAIQIVIINLLSRSIAFMNHLLPAGLLHMRISSAIAILFATLALLCTENNRSLNARRIGSAFALLTTLVACTRFWPPSFHALSQLDHFLDGPQSVVQQQTGMASAFAFALLGIVILLAPVRRYVSGRIADVCTSLLALLVLVLLSESLFEMAHIPGSSNVNLPSFPTLICLVLLTLVSILRRAEFGIFSVFMGSGMGGRVARIVTPILLILPFLRELGRARLMNAQLVPARYATAILTSAATAISFVFLLFLVRLMNGMQNEIHDLTLRDELTGLYNFRGFNLFAEQAFRLARRAKLPFGVLFIDMDNLKIINDELGHSVGSVSLIETAKLLSSTFRETDVIGRLGGDEFVVAGQFDAQEMSISIDRLRSAAAAKTLHAGNRFFLSLSMGFAATDATADETLKSVVARADKAMYKDKRAKKRLILA encoded by the coding sequence ATGCAGATTGAGTCCAAAACGTTCTTTGTAGATGAGCCGAGCCAGAATTTGCTCCACAAGGCCTACTTCATCGAACAGATATTCCTCGTTCTTGCCATCCAAATCGTCATCATTAATCTGCTCTCGCGATCCATCGCTTTCATGAACCATCTGCTGCCCGCGGGCTTGCTGCACATGCGCATTTCTTCCGCGATTGCAATACTTTTCGCGACGCTCGCGCTGTTGTGCACTGAAAATAACCGTTCGCTCAATGCACGCCGCATCGGATCAGCTTTTGCGTTGCTGACCACCTTGGTCGCGTGCACAAGATTCTGGCCACCCTCATTCCATGCTCTCTCGCAACTCGATCACTTCCTTGACGGCCCTCAATCTGTAGTGCAGCAGCAGACGGGAATGGCCTCAGCGTTTGCCTTCGCGTTGCTGGGGATTGTGATCCTGCTTGCGCCCGTCCGCAGATATGTGTCAGGCCGTATTGCAGACGTCTGCACCTCTCTGCTGGCGCTTCTGGTGCTTGTTTTGCTGTCTGAGTCCTTGTTTGAGATGGCTCACATTCCAGGTTCATCCAACGTAAACCTTCCTTCGTTTCCAACACTCATTTGCCTCGTGCTCTTGACTTTGGTTTCGATCCTGCGTCGTGCCGAGTTTGGGATCTTCTCAGTGTTCATGGGAAGCGGCATGGGCGGCCGCGTGGCACGAATCGTCACGCCGATTCTCCTCATTTTGCCGTTCCTCCGGGAGCTGGGGCGAGCGCGCCTGATGAATGCCCAACTGGTTCCTGCGCGTTACGCCACCGCAATCCTTACGTCCGCGGCAACTGCGATTTCGTTCGTTTTCCTGCTTTTTCTCGTACGGCTCATGAATGGGATGCAGAACGAGATACATGACCTCACGCTTCGCGATGAACTCACAGGGCTATACAACTTCAGAGGATTCAACCTGTTTGCCGAACAGGCGTTTCGCCTCGCTCGTCGCGCCAAGTTGCCCTTCGGAGTGCTTTTCATAGATATGGATAATTTGAAGATCATTAATGACGAACTTGGGCACAGTGTAGGCTCAGTATCCCTCATCGAAACCGCCAAACTTCTCAGTTCAACCTTTCGCGAAACCGACGTCATCGGCCGCCTTGGCGGAGACGAATTTGTGGTGGCCGGGCAGTTCGACGCGCAGGAAATGTCTATCTCTATCGATCGCCTCCGTTCGGCCGCCGCCGCGAAGACACTGCATGCCGGAAATCGCTTCTTTCTAAGTCTCAGCATGGGTTTCGCCGCCACGGATGCCACAGCGGATGAAACGCTGAAGAGCGTTGTGGCTCGAGCTGACAAAGCAATGTACAAAGATAAGAGAGCCAAGAAGCGGCTGATTCTCGCGTAG